The Tachypleus tridentatus isolate NWPU-2018 chromosome 5, ASM421037v1, whole genome shotgun sequence genome includes a window with the following:
- the LOC143251215 gene encoding uncharacterized protein LOC143251215 — protein MNTLGKVILIGVCVGFVLTQDQNIDFDGDNGGSFVDGQDFDYGTNGGYSDVGQEVFGLDETALHETAVLPEGHVINRRSVDSDFQESRAERVRRSGYGFVGPVHTYVKTDYHGNFKWGAKHLVGSKFGGGRGGYH, from the exons ATGAACACTCTAGGAAAG GTAATTCTTATCGGAGTCTGCGTTGGGTTTGTTCTGACCCAAGACCAGAATATAGACTTTGATGGAGACAATGGCGGGAGTTTTGTCGATGGTCAAGATTTTGATTACGGCACCAATGGCGGATATTCAGACGTCGGACAGGAAGTTTTTGGGCTAGACGAGACAGCCCTTCATGAAACTGCAGTGTTACCCGAAGGCCATGTCATAAATCGTCGCTCGGTCGACAGCGACTTTCAGGAAAGTCGTGCTGAACGCGTGCGACGATCGGGATACGGCTTCGTGGGTCCCGTCCATACTTACGTTAAGACCGATTACCATGGAAACTTCAAGTGGGGAGCCAAACATCTCGTCGGAAGTAAATTTGGCGGTGGTAGGGGCGGCTATCATTAA